In one Methylobacterium sp. SyP6R genomic region, the following are encoded:
- a CDS encoding ureidoglycolate lyase: MRTLPIEPITAEAFAPYGTLLVGPAAGPRQDRAAEIENGRPGVPLNLALVRSEPFAGTMPLRRLERHPHSAQAFLPLAVGEYLVVVAPDADGRPDEAGLRAFRVPGDTWIVYRSGAWHAHMTTLSAPGTFAMLVHEDGSAEDCVFASIAPVEPAA; this comes from the coding sequence ATGCGCACCCTTCCGATCGAGCCGATCACCGCCGAGGCCTTCGCGCCGTACGGCACGCTGCTGGTCGGCCCGGCGGCCGGCCCGCGGCAGGACCGGGCGGCCGAGATCGAGAACGGGCGCCCGGGTGTACCCCTCAATCTCGCGCTGGTCCGCAGCGAGCCCTTCGCCGGGACGATGCCGCTGCGGCGGCTCGAACGGCACCCGCACTCGGCGCAAGCCTTCCTGCCGCTCGCCGTCGGCGAGTATCTGGTGGTGGTGGCGCCCGACGCCGATGGGCGGCCGGACGAGGCGGGTTTGCGCGCCTTCCGGGTGCCGGGGGACACCTGGATCGTCTATCGCAGCGGCGCCTGGCACGCCCACATGACGACGCTGTCGGCGCCCGGCACCTTCGCCATGCTGGTGCACGAGGACGGCAGCGCGGAGGATTGCGTGTTCGCGTCGATCGCTCCGGTCGAACCGGCGGCGTAA
- a CDS encoding DUF4198 domain-containing protein: MLPLLRTALAAALVLGAVRPGSAHELWLTLSTADQAPQVRVNYGHASKRQAPRAPQLIQLVALTQDGGSTDLRGSLKPAPPDVPPALLAPLGTKPGRTLVAATYDAGFWTILRDGTRLHASRRLVPEAREGRWSVKYAKAAFGPGAPWLRVVGHTLEIVPVEVPGPTAGAIRVRVLFRGAPLPGADLYYGESGMEPERAGVPAYTTDPEGIATVPIRKAGSQVLTVSQTVSPSATPTLADEDIYTATFAFRLDEPSVN, translated from the coding sequence ATGCTGCCCCTGCTCCGCACCGCCCTGGCCGCCGCCCTCGTCCTCGGTGCCGTGCGGCCCGGCAGCGCGCACGAGCTGTGGCTGACGCTCAGCACCGCCGACCAGGCGCCGCAGGTCCGGGTCAATTACGGCCACGCCTCGAAGCGCCAGGCGCCGCGCGCGCCCCAGCTCATCCAGCTCGTCGCCCTGACGCAGGACGGCGGGAGCACGGACCTGCGCGGGAGCCTCAAGCCCGCCCCGCCGGACGTGCCCCCCGCCCTGCTGGCCCCCCTCGGCACCAAGCCCGGCCGCACGCTGGTCGCGGCGACCTACGATGCCGGCTTCTGGACGATTCTTCGCGACGGCACCCGCCTCCATGCCAGCCGGCGCCTGGTGCCGGAGGCCCGCGAGGGCCGCTGGTCGGTGAAATACGCCAAGGCCGCCTTCGGCCCCGGAGCGCCCTGGCTGCGGGTGGTCGGCCACACCCTGGAGATCGTGCCGGTCGAGGTACCGGGGCCCACCGCCGGGGCGATCCGGGTGCGGGTGCTGTTTCGCGGCGCGCCCCTGCCGGGGGCCGACCTCTATTACGGCGAGAGCGGCATGGAGCCGGAGCGGGCCGGGGTACCGGCCTACACCACCGATCCGGAGGGCATCGCCACGGTGCCGATCCGCAAGGCCGGCAGCCAGGTGCTCACGGTGAGCCAGACGGTGAGCCCGTCGGCCACCCCGACGCTGGCCGACGAGGACATCTACACCGCGACCTTCGCATTCCGGCTCGACGAGCCGTCGGTGAATTGA
- a CDS encoding CCA tRNA nucleotidyltransferase, whose amino-acid sequence MSPSFEHPALDERSLRAVLARPRLTTVLAALDAPGEETRLVGGAVRDALLGRPVADIDLATTLLPEAVVARANAAGLKPVPTGIAHGTVTVVAEGEPFEVTTLREDIETDGRHAVVRFGRDFGHDAARRDFTVNALSVTPDAYVHDTVGGLADLAAARVRFIGEARQRIREDYLRVLRFFRFHARYGAGDPDPEGLAASIEARDGLALLSRERVRGELLKLLVAPGAPAVTAILSQTGLLQRLIGGVGDLGRLARLAAAEAEPDAVRRLAALAVRSQADAERLREDLRLSKAEHGRLSAYAGAEAALHGKRDPLTVVDVRRLVAVHGAGAATDAALVLRGEPRPELTPEAADALARFGAGAEPAPALPITGAALVAAGAPPGRGLGRGLAAARRAWLAEGCPTDPAAKARLRALALEAAGGTGEEAGRSPQVKR is encoded by the coding sequence GTGAGCCCCTCCTTCGAGCATCCCGCCCTCGACGAGCGCTCTTTACGGGCGGTGCTGGCGCGGCCGCGCCTGACCACGGTGCTCGCCGCCCTCGACGCTCCGGGCGAGGAGACCCGCCTCGTCGGCGGCGCGGTGCGCGACGCGCTGCTCGGCCGCCCGGTCGCCGATATCGACCTCGCCACCACGCTCCTGCCCGAGGCGGTGGTGGCGCGGGCGAACGCGGCGGGCCTCAAGCCCGTGCCGACCGGCATCGCCCACGGCACCGTGACGGTGGTGGCGGAGGGCGAACCGTTCGAGGTCACGACCCTGCGCGAGGACATCGAGACCGACGGGCGCCACGCCGTGGTGCGCTTCGGCCGCGACTTCGGCCACGATGCCGCCCGGCGCGACTTCACCGTCAACGCCCTCTCGGTCACGCCCGACGCCTACGTGCACGACACGGTCGGAGGCCTCGCGGATCTGGCGGCGGCCCGGGTGCGCTTCATCGGCGAGGCGCGCCAGCGCATCCGCGAGGATTACCTGCGGGTCTTGCGCTTCTTTCGCTTCCACGCCCGCTACGGCGCCGGCGACCCCGATCCGGAGGGGCTCGCCGCGTCGATCGAGGCGCGGGACGGGCTGGCGCTGCTCTCCCGCGAGCGGGTGCGGGGGGAACTCCTGAAGCTCCTCGTCGCTCCGGGCGCGCCCGCCGTCACCGCCATCCTGTCGCAGACGGGACTGCTGCAGCGCCTGATCGGCGGCGTCGGCGATCTCGGCCGGCTTGCCCGCCTCGCCGCCGCGGAGGCCGAGCCGGATGCCGTGCGCCGCCTCGCCGCCCTGGCGGTACGCTCGCAGGCCGATGCCGAGCGCCTGCGGGAGGATTTGCGCCTGTCGAAGGCCGAGCACGGGCGGCTCTCCGCTTACGCCGGGGCCGAGGCCGCCCTGCACGGCAAGCGCGATCCCCTAACGGTCGTGGATGTGCGGCGCCTCGTGGCCGTGCACGGGGCGGGGGCGGCGACGGATGCCGCCCTGGTGCTGAGGGGAGAGCCGCGGCCCGAACTGACCCCGGAGGCCGCCGATGCGCTCGCGCGCTTCGGAGCCGGGGCCGAGCCGGCGCCGGCCCTGCCGATCACAGGCGCCGCGCTCGTGGCGGCGGGCGCCCCGCCCGGCCGCGGCCTCGGCCGGGGCCTGGCGGCGGCCCGCAGGGCCTGGCTGGCGGAAGGCTGCCCGACCGACCCGGCCGCCAAGGCACGGCTGCGCGCCCTGGCGCTCGAGGCGGCCGGCGGAACCGGCGAAGAGGCGGGCCGTTCACCCCAGGTCAAGAGATAA
- a CDS encoding DUF6111 family protein yields MARALIDDILLFLLPFAAFGVWLVLRQRSPLRWIHWSDQAARLAIAGAALVILSFVAVALTSERHRDGFVPTHLENGRVVPGQFR; encoded by the coding sequence ATGGCCCGCGCGCTGATCGACGACATCCTGCTGTTCCTGCTCCCCTTCGCGGCCTTCGGGGTGTGGCTGGTCTTGCGCCAGCGCAGCCCGCTGCGCTGGATCCACTGGAGCGACCAGGCCGCGCGGCTCGCCATCGCGGGGGCCGCCCTGGTCATCCTCTCCTTCGTGGCGGTTGCGCTGACCTCCGAGCGGCACCGGGACGGCTTCGTGCCGACCCATCTCGAGAACGGCCGGGTGGTGCCGGGGCAGTTCCGGTGA
- a CDS encoding CoA pyrophosphatase produces the protein MTDLTAPQILGSSALDLFLERARDRLRPEPPGPHDDTSNPRGDHDLEPDVLEAALSRPARLAAVLVPVIPRDDGVAVLFTLRSAHLRDHSGQIAFPGGKIDPGDPSALAAALREAQEEIGLDPAAVTPLGYLDPYLSGTGFLVTPVVGLVAPDARLSLNPQEVAEAFEVPLDFLMNVANHALHSREWRGRQRRYYAIPFGERYIWGVTAGIVRNLYERLRDADA, from the coding sequence GTGACCGATCTCACCGCGCCGCAAATCCTGGGTTCTTCTGCCCTCGATCTCTTCCTGGAGCGCGCCCGCGACCGGCTGCGGCCCGAGCCACCGGGTCCGCACGACGACACCTCGAACCCCCGGGGCGACCACGACCTCGAGCCCGACGTGCTGGAGGCCGCGCTGTCGCGCCCGGCCCGGCTCGCCGCGGTGCTGGTGCCGGTGATCCCGCGCGACGACGGCGTCGCGGTGCTGTTCACCCTGCGCTCGGCGCACTTGCGCGACCATTCGGGCCAGATCGCCTTCCCGGGCGGCAAGATCGATCCCGGCGACCCTTCAGCCCTCGCGGCGGCCCTGCGGGAGGCGCAAGAAGAGATCGGCCTCGATCCTGCGGCGGTGACGCCGCTCGGCTACCTCGATCCCTACCTGTCGGGCACCGGCTTCCTGGTGACCCCGGTGGTCGGCCTGGTGGCGCCGGACGCCCGGTTGAGCCTCAATCCGCAGGAGGTGGCCGAAGCGTTCGAGGTGCCGCTCGACTTCCTGATGAACGTCGCCAACCACGCCCTGCACAGCCGGGAATGGCGCGGGCGCCAGCGGCGCTACTACGCGATCCCCTTCGGCGAGCGCTACATCTGGGGGGTGACCGCCGGCATCGTGCGCAACCTCTACGAACGGCTCCGCGACGCGGACGCGTGA
- a CDS encoding DUF1285 domain-containing protein encodes MTHDPNGAPPGGVLERLTAALGAEGSRRGPPPVDRWNPDYCGEIPMRIAGDGTWHYNGSPITRPALVKLFSTILRRDPDGRTVLVTPVERVGIEVEDAAFLAVEMAVEGEGETRAIAFRTNLDDVVPLDESHPLRVERDPEGGFKPYIAVRHGLWARLTRALAYDLVDLCEEREEAGESWFGLAAGGRFHRIAQSTELS; translated from the coding sequence ATGACGCACGATCCGAACGGCGCCCCGCCCGGCGGGGTCCTCGAACGACTGACCGCGGCGCTGGGCGCCGAGGGGAGCCGGCGCGGCCCGCCGCCGGTGGATCGCTGGAATCCCGATTATTGCGGCGAGATCCCGATGCGGATCGCCGGAGACGGGACCTGGCACTACAACGGCAGCCCGATCACCCGGCCGGCCCTGGTCAAGCTCTTCTCGACGATCCTGCGGCGCGACCCCGACGGGCGCACGGTGCTGGTGACGCCGGTGGAGCGGGTCGGGATCGAGGTCGAGGACGCGGCCTTCCTGGCGGTCGAGATGGCGGTGGAGGGCGAGGGCGAGACCCGCGCCATCGCCTTCCGCACCAACCTCGACGATGTCGTGCCCCTCGACGAATCCCACCCCTTGCGGGTCGAGCGCGACCCGGAGGGCGGGTTCAAGCCCTACATCGCCGTGCGGCACGGCCTCTGGGCCCGCCTCACCCGGGCGCTCGCTTACGACCTCGTGGACCTCTGCGAGGAGCGCGAGGAGGCGGGCGAAAGCTGGTTCGGGCTCGCCGCCGGGGGGCGCTTCCACCGCATCGCCCAATCGACCGAGCTGTCGTGA
- a CDS encoding pilus assembly protein TadG-related protein: protein MNWDVMAKVVSFARQQGGGVAFVFAILFPIVMGSVGFGVDYATWLVRKQQLQAIADATALAVVSDMQVAGYDRGRAQAVAEGQVRSLAADKLGGDPITVATEPVTRKPAANPDDSFTVALANDRDQPPTGVRVTLSQRKRAIMTKFVTAWEAGRGRPGESHVG from the coding sequence ATGAATTGGGACGTCATGGCTAAAGTCGTCTCCTTCGCTCGTCAGCAGGGAGGAGGCGTCGCCTTCGTCTTCGCGATCCTGTTTCCCATCGTGATGGGCAGCGTCGGATTCGGCGTCGATTATGCGACGTGGCTGGTCCGCAAGCAGCAGCTCCAGGCCATCGCCGATGCGACGGCGCTCGCCGTCGTCTCCGACATGCAGGTCGCCGGCTACGACCGGGGCCGGGCGCAGGCCGTGGCGGAAGGCCAGGTGCGCAGCCTGGCGGCGGACAAGCTCGGTGGAGACCCGATCACGGTCGCGACCGAGCCGGTCACCCGCAAGCCCGCGGCGAACCCGGACGATTCCTTCACGGTGGCCCTGGCCAACGACCGGGACCAGCCGCCCACGGGCGTGAGGGTGACCCTGTCGCAGCGCAAGCGCGCCATCATGACCAAGTTCGTCACCGCCTGGGAGGCCGGCCGCGGCAGGCCGGGCGAGTCTCACGTCGGTTGA
- a CDS encoding PaaI family thioesterase, which translates to MTTPDSDPAGWRPFDDPGFLSLVGPVLLREEGETISFAFRAEPKHANLIGVVQGGMMMTFADRALGFAAMRAAGGANCVTVQFEMQFVSAGRIGETITMTPEVVQRTQSLVFLRGDARSAGRIVATATGVWKILRRRPETQPT; encoded by the coding sequence ATGACCACCCCCGATTCCGACCCGGCCGGCTGGCGCCCCTTCGACGATCCGGGCTTCCTCTCCCTGGTCGGCCCGGTTCTGCTGCGCGAGGAGGGCGAGACGATCAGCTTCGCGTTCCGGGCCGAGCCCAAGCACGCCAACCTGATCGGCGTGGTCCAGGGCGGCATGATGATGACCTTCGCCGACCGGGCGCTGGGCTTTGCCGCCATGCGGGCCGCCGGCGGGGCGAACTGCGTCACGGTGCAGTTCGAGATGCAGTTCGTCTCGGCGGGCCGGATCGGCGAGACGATCACGATGACGCCCGAGGTGGTGCAGCGCACCCAGAGCCTGGTCTTCCTGCGCGGCGACGCGCGCAGCGCGGGGCGCATCGTCGCCACCGCCACCGGGGTGTGGAAGATCCTGCGCCGCCGGCCGGAGACTCAACCGACGTGA
- a CDS encoding PaaI family thioesterase — MTDQTPDARVRASFDRQGLMRTLGASLGAVSPGEVEIALVPGPAVSQQHGFVHAGAVSAIADSAAGYAALTVMPPGAGVLTAEFKINLLAPAAGNRIVARGRVVKAGRTLTLAQAEVFAENDGRERLVAMLTATLMAVQGRDGIGD, encoded by the coding sequence TTGACCGACCAGACACCCGACGCGCGCGTGCGCGCCAGCTTCGACCGGCAGGGCCTGATGCGGACCCTCGGCGCCAGCCTCGGGGCGGTGTCGCCCGGTGAAGTCGAGATCGCGCTCGTTCCCGGCCCGGCAGTGTCGCAGCAGCATGGCTTCGTCCATGCCGGTGCTGTGAGCGCCATCGCCGACAGCGCCGCGGGCTACGCCGCCCTCACCGTGATGCCGCCCGGCGCCGGGGTGCTGACGGCGGAGTTCAAGATCAACCTGCTGGCCCCGGCCGCAGGCAACCGCATCGTGGCGCGGGGGCGAGTGGTGAAGGCCGGCCGGACCCTGACCCTGGCCCAGGCGGAGGTGTTTGCGGAGAATGACGGCCGCGAGCGGCTCGTCGCGATGCTGACCGCCACCCTGATGGCCGTCCAGGGCCGGGACGGCATCGGCGATTGA
- a CDS encoding c-type cytochrome, with amino-acid sequence MRQLILGAALAALLPFAAQAQDAAAGEKVFTQCKACHAFGKNGVGPDLKGLIGRKAGTHEGYNYSAAMKNSGLTWDSATFMEYIKDPKAKVPGNKMIFAGVKDDKKIKDLEAYLETQK; translated from the coding sequence ATGCGTCAGCTCATCCTCGGTGCCGCCCTTGCGGCCCTTCTCCCCTTCGCCGCCCAGGCCCAGGACGCCGCCGCCGGCGAGAAGGTCTTCACCCAGTGCAAGGCCTGCCATGCCTTCGGCAAGAACGGCGTCGGTCCGGACCTCAAGGGCCTCATCGGCCGCAAGGCCGGCACCCACGAGGGCTACAACTACTCGGCCGCGATGAAGAATTCCGGCCTGACCTGGGATTCGGCCACCTTCATGGAATACATCAAGGACCCGAAGGCCAAGGTCCCCGGCAACAAGATGATCTTCGCCGGCGTCAAGGACGACAAGAAGATCAAGGACCTGGAAGCCTACCTCGAGACCCAGAAGTAA
- a CDS encoding FAD-linked oxidase C-terminal domain-containing protein: MTIAFPLPDPAILARRDAIVEGLRGLVAPEALVTSEDERRAFETDGLTAYRKMPLAVVLPSTTAEVSAVMRYCHEAGVKVVPRGAGTSLAGGAIAQEDAVILGVAKMNRVLDVDFSNRTARVQAGITNLAISAAVAHEGFFYAPDPSSQLACTIAGNIAMNSGGAHCLKYGVTTNNLMGVTLVMVDGTVVEIGGDHLDAAGYDLLGLICGSEGQLGIVTEASVRILRAAEGARPALMGFGTVEDAGACTAAIIGAGIIPVAIEYMDREAITICEAFAHAGYPLDAEAMLIIEVEGCKEECDAMLARIVEIAKPFNPTSLKVSQSEAESAAIWKGRKSAFGATGRISDYICMDGTIPTGQLPRVLERIGEITQSYGLRCANVFHAGDGNLHPLILFDINTPGEMEKAEAAGEEMLKLCVEVGGCLTGEHGVGIEKRDLMNVQYNPEDLHQQMRVRAVFDPAWLMNPAKVFPLEGRIAA, translated from the coding sequence ATGACCATCGCCTTCCCGTTGCCCGATCCCGCGATCCTCGCCCGCCGCGACGCGATCGTGGAGGGCCTGCGCGGCCTGGTGGCGCCGGAGGCGCTGGTGACGAGCGAGGACGAGCGCCGCGCCTTCGAGACCGACGGCCTCACCGCCTACCGCAAGATGCCGCTCGCCGTGGTGCTGCCTTCGACCACCGCCGAAGTGTCGGCGGTGATGCGCTACTGCCACGAGGCCGGGGTCAAGGTGGTGCCCCGCGGCGCCGGCACCTCGCTCGCCGGCGGCGCCATCGCGCAGGAGGATGCGGTGATCCTGGGTGTGGCCAAGATGAACCGGGTGCTCGACGTCGATTTTTCGAACCGCACCGCCCGGGTCCAGGCCGGCATCACCAACCTCGCCATCAGCGCGGCGGTGGCCCACGAGGGCTTCTTCTACGCCCCCGACCCGTCGAGCCAGCTCGCCTGCACCATCGCGGGCAACATCGCGATGAATTCGGGCGGGGCGCATTGCCTCAAATACGGCGTCACCACCAACAACCTGATGGGCGTGACGCTCGTCATGGTCGACGGCACCGTGGTGGAGATCGGCGGCGACCACCTCGACGCCGCCGGCTACGACCTGCTCGGCCTGATCTGCGGCTCGGAGGGCCAGCTCGGCATCGTCACCGAGGCAAGCGTGCGGATCCTGCGGGCGGCGGAGGGCGCGCGCCCGGCGCTGATGGGCTTCGGCACGGTCGAGGATGCGGGCGCCTGCACGGCGGCGATCATCGGCGCCGGCATCATCCCGGTGGCGATCGAATACATGGACCGCGAGGCGATCACGATCTGTGAGGCCTTCGCCCATGCCGGCTACCCGCTCGATGCCGAGGCGATGCTGATCATCGAGGTCGAAGGCTGCAAGGAGGAATGCGACGCGATGCTCGCCCGCATCGTCGAGATCGCCAAGCCCTTCAACCCGACGAGCCTGAAGGTGTCGCAATCGGAGGCCGAGAGCGCCGCGATCTGGAAGGGCCGCAAGTCGGCCTTCGGCGCGACGGGGCGCATCTCCGACTACATCTGCATGGACGGCACCATCCCGACCGGGCAATTGCCGCGCGTGCTGGAGCGGATCGGCGAGATCACCCAATCCTATGGTCTTCGTTGCGCCAACGTCTTCCATGCCGGCGACGGCAACCTGCACCCCCTGATCCTGTTCGACATCAACACGCCCGGCGAGATGGAGAAGGCCGAGGCCGCCGGCGAGGAGATGCTGAAGCTCTGCGTCGAGGTCGGCGGCTGCCTCACCGGCGAGCACGGCGTCGGCATCGAGAAGCGCGACCTGATGAATGTCCAGTACAACCCCGAGGATCTGCACCAGCAGATGCGGGTGCGGGCGGTGTTCGATCCGGCCTGGCTGATGAACCCGGCCAAGGTCTTCCCGCTGGAGGGGCGGATCGCCGCGTGA